A single window of Apodemus sylvaticus chromosome 4, mApoSyl1.1, whole genome shotgun sequence DNA harbors:
- the LOC127683657 gene encoding tryptase-like, with translation FDNLLTVSKIIPHPDFYIFQNGADIALLKLTNPVNISSKARPVSLPPASMTFPSGTLCWVTGWGRIGKKVKLPPPFPLMEVEVPIVENRLCDRMYHKGLSTVDHVRIVRDDMLCAGKEGRGFCKGDSGGPLVCKGKNTWLQAGVVSWTKGCALRNWPGVYTRVTYYLDWIRRYVPKDF, from the exons tttgacaacctGCTGACTGTGAGCAAAATTATCCCACACCCTGACTTCTACATCTTCCAGAATGGGGCAGACATTGCCCTGCTGAAACTCACAAACCCTGTGAACATTTCCAGCAAGGCCCgccctgtctccctgcctcccGCATCCATGACCTTCCCCTCAGGAACATTGTGCTGGGTGACAGGCTGGGGCAGAATTGGAAAAAAAG TAAAACTGCCGCCACCATTTCCTTTGATGGAGGTGGAAGTTCCCATTGTAGAAAACCGCCTCTGTGACAGGATGTATCACAAAGGTCTCAGCACAGTTGACCATGTCCGCATTGTCCGTGACGACATGCTGTGTGCTGGGAAAGAAGGACGTGGCTTCTGTAAG GGCGACTCCGGAGGACCTCTGGTCTGCAAGGGAAAAAACACCTGGCTGCAGGCAGGTGTGGTGAGCTGGACAAAGGGCTGCGCACTGCGCAACTGGCCTGGCGTCTACACCCGGGTCACCTATTACTTGGACTGGATCCGCCGCTATGTCCCcaaggacttc